One genomic window of Terriglobales bacterium includes the following:
- a CDS encoding APC family permease — protein MAVKSEQGLLRGIGLREGISLNVIEMIGVGPFITIPLIIHASGGPQAMLGWILGALLAMCDGMVWAELGAALPRAGGSYEYLKEVYGPRRLGRLLSFLYVWQLMMSAPLSAASGCVGIAQYGAYIFPSLQNVITSHKFQFGSGRLASLSAEVSLTHGTLIAIAACVVAIVLAFRRVDIAGKISNWLLVGVLGTIAWVIWTGIAHFNSARAFDFPAGAFTVNHGFFLGLGSAMLIATYDYWGYYNICYLGAEVRDPGRTIPRAILFAIVIVAAIYVVMNISILGVVPWRELDQSAVTESRFYVISTMMQQVYGTRAGQIAAVLIIWTAFASVFSVLLGVSRIPYAAAMDGNFFSAFGKLNLRGRFPSTALLCMGALTCVLSMFRLADLVAALVVIRIMMQFVLQAIGVMIFRRTQPGHERPFRMWLYPIPALLALVGFLYILISRKNFEREVLFATVLVVVGTAAYLLRARGRREWPFAASELAR, from the coding sequence ATGGCCGTCAAATCTGAACAAGGGCTACTGCGCGGGATCGGGCTGCGCGAGGGTATTTCGCTCAATGTGATCGAGATGATCGGCGTTGGGCCGTTCATCACCATTCCTCTCATTATTCACGCGAGCGGCGGTCCTCAGGCGATGCTTGGCTGGATTCTCGGCGCGCTACTGGCAATGTGCGACGGCATGGTGTGGGCGGAGCTCGGAGCAGCGCTGCCGCGCGCCGGGGGATCTTATGAGTATCTGAAAGAAGTCTATGGGCCGCGCCGGCTGGGTAGATTGCTGTCCTTTTTATATGTTTGGCAGCTCATGATGAGCGCGCCGCTTTCGGCGGCGTCAGGCTGCGTCGGCATTGCCCAGTATGGGGCGTACATCTTCCCATCTCTGCAAAACGTCATTACTTCGCACAAATTTCAATTTGGCTCTGGGCGGCTGGCCTCACTCAGCGCCGAGGTCTCGCTTACTCACGGTACCTTGATCGCGATCGCCGCTTGCGTGGTGGCGATTGTTTTGGCGTTTCGCCGCGTGGACATTGCGGGAAAGATTTCCAACTGGCTGCTGGTTGGAGTGCTGGGCACCATCGCCTGGGTGATCTGGACCGGCATTGCTCACTTCAACTCTGCGCGTGCTTTCGACTTTCCGGCGGGCGCTTTCACTGTGAATCACGGTTTCTTTTTGGGACTCGGCTCGGCAATGTTGATTGCTACGTACGACTACTGGGGCTACTACAACATCTGCTATCTCGGTGCAGAGGTGCGCGATCCGGGCAGGACAATTCCGCGCGCAATTCTGTTCGCTATTGTGATCGTCGCTGCGATTTACGTAGTAATGAACATCAGCATTCTCGGCGTCGTTCCCTGGCGGGAACTCGATCAATCAGCGGTTACAGAATCACGTTTTTATGTCATCTCGACGATGATGCAGCAGGTCTATGGAACCCGCGCCGGACAGATCGCCGCTGTGCTGATCATCTGGACTGCCTTTGCTTCCGTGTTTTCGGTTTTGCTGGGTGTCTCGCGAATTCCCTATGCGGCCGCGATGGATGGCAATTTCTTTTCCGCTTTCGGGAAACTCAACCTGCGCGGACGATTTCCTTCGACCGCTCTCCTCTGTATGGGCGCGCTCACGTGCGTGTTGTCGATGTTTCGACTGGCCGACCTCGTAGCTGCGCTGGTGGTCATCCGTATCATGATGCAGTTCGTGCTGCAGGCGATTGGAGTAATGATCTTTCGCCGTACGCAGCCGGGGCACGAGCGTCCATTTCGTATGTGGCTTTATCCCATTCCGGCGCTTTTGGCCCTTGTCGGCTTTCTCTACATTTTGATTTCCCGCAAGAACTTCGAGCGCGAAGTGCTCTTCGCTACGGTTCTGGTTGTAGTCGGCACCGCGGCCTATTTGCTGCGCGCACGAGGCCGTCGGGAATGGCCATTCGCGGCATCAGAGCTCGCCCGCTAG
- a CDS encoding DinB family protein, which produces MRLKNIAVVATIVCMSCALSVAQSSGSTSSSTQASTAAPTIASIVNGQLRGIEREIMGAAEAVPEDKFDFSPGTANIPGDFKTPEPVRTMSEQFKHIGEALDAYSAGIMGQKPPSSSGENGPKNIKTKQEVIDYLKGAFAKAHSAIDTITAQNATEEMPSPFGGNRKVTRLNLAVQMVGHSNNHYGQIIEYLRMNGIVPTESRPRK; this is translated from the coding sequence GTGAGACTCAAAAACATCGCAGTTGTTGCGACGATCGTTTGTATGTCATGCGCGCTGAGCGTCGCTCAGTCCAGCGGATCGACTTCCAGCTCGACGCAGGCTTCAACGGCAGCTCCGACGATTGCTTCCATCGTCAACGGTCAGCTCAGAGGCATCGAACGCGAAATCATGGGTGCGGCTGAGGCAGTGCCGGAAGATAAGTTTGATTTTTCGCCCGGCACGGCGAATATACCTGGAGATTTCAAGACTCCTGAACCGGTCCGCACCATGAGCGAGCAGTTCAAGCACATTGGCGAAGCCTTAGATGCATACAGTGCGGGAATCATGGGCCAGAAGCCACCGTCGAGCTCCGGCGAGAACGGACCGAAAAACATTAAAACCAAGCAGGAAGTAATTGACTATCTCAAGGGAGCATTCGCGAAGGCACACAGTGCGATTGACACGATCACCGCGCAGAATGCAACCGAAGAAATGCCGAGTCCGTTCGGCGGGAACAGGAAAGTGACGCGTCTGAATCTCGCGGTGCAGATGGTCGGCCATAGCAACAATCATTATGGGCAGATCATTGAGTACCTCCGTATGAATGGAATCGTGCCTACCGAGAGCCGCCCGCGAAAGTAG